From one Leishmania major strain Friedlin complete genome, chromosome 33 genomic stretch:
- a CDS encoding putative phosphoribosyl transferase: protein MSANTPQHHKGHQVAAGETFFYRQHVRPGVETTFRIRLISGTANPDLTDNVAKCLNVDKCRTEIKRFANGELNIKVVDNVRGDDCFIIQPTAGGFDTDVNTAMMELLLLVHTLKLSSAKRITAIVPYYAYSRQDRKSEPRVPISASAVAQLLQCMGVDRVVTMDLHCGQIQGFFRNIPVDNLLMFPEFATYLTRQPWFDKNQTVVVSPDAGGVERANVLADRIGASHIVTILKRRKEAGKVDSMQTVGNVQGYTCVIVDDMVDTAGTLCKACDLLKEMGATRVIACASHGILTDPACDRINACEALEEVVVSDSIDQRLTTAKCDKLTVLTTAPLLAQAVHSLHTEASLSSLFVKL from the coding sequence ATGTCTGCAAACACACCTCAGCACCACAAGGGTCATCAAGTCGCCGCCGGAGAGACTTTCTTCTACCGTCAGCATGTGCGTCCAGGCGTAGAGACGACCTTTCGCATTCGGCTTATTTCTGGCACCGCCAACCCGGACCTCACCGACAACGTGGCCAAGTGCCTGAACGTGGACAAGTGCCGCACGGAAATCAAACGCTTTGCCAACGGGGAGCTGAACATCAAGGTGGTCGACAATGTTCGCGGTGATGACTGCTTCATCATTCAGCCGACTGCCGGCGGCTTCGACACGGACGTCAATACGGCCatgatggagctgctgctgctggtgcacaCTCTGAAGCTGTCTTCGGCGAAACGAATTACGGCTATCGTGCCCTACTACGCGTATAGCCGCCAGGATCGCAAGAGTGAGCCGCGTGTGCCGATCTCTGCctccgcggtggcgcagctgctgcagtgcatGGGTGTTGACCGTGTCGTGACGATGGATCTGCACTGCGGTCAGATACAGGGCTTCTTCAGGAACATCCCGGTGGACAACCTGCTCATGTTCCCCGAGTTTGCTACATACCTGACGCGGCAGCCGTGGTTCGACAAGAACCAAACCGTGGTAGTATCGCCCGATGCCGGCGGCGTGGAGCGCGCCAACGTTCTGGCCGATCGCATCGGCGCTAGCCACATTGTCACCATCCTGAAGCGTCGCAAGGAGGCCGGAAAGGTGGACTCTATGCAGACGGTCGGTAACGTCCAGGGCTACACGTGTGTGATCGTCGACGATATGGTCGATACCGCGGGCACACTGTGCAAGGCGTGCGACCTACTGAAGGAGATGGGCGCGACGCGTGTCATTGCCTGCGCGAGCCACGGCATTTTGACCGATCCGGCGTGTGACCGCATTAATGCCTGCGAGGCACTGGAGGAGGTAGTGGTCTCCGACTCGATCGATCAGCGCCTGACAACGGCGAAGTGCGATAAGCTGACTGTACTGacgacggcaccgctgctggcgcaaGCCGTGCACAGCCTCCACACGGAAGCGTCGCTGTCCTCTCTTTTTGTGAAGCTGTAG